In Rutidosis leptorrhynchoides isolate AG116_Rl617_1_P2 chromosome 2, CSIRO_AGI_Rlap_v1, whole genome shotgun sequence, one genomic interval encodes:
- the LOC139892991 gene encoding small ribosomal subunit protein eS10z-like, whose translation MIIPDKNRKAISKYLFQEGVCFAKKDYNLAKHPEIDVPNLQVIKLMQSFKSKEYVKETFAWMHYYWYLTNDGIEFLRTYLNLPSDIVPATLKKSAKPLGRPTGGPPGDRPRGPPRFDGDRPRFGDRDGYRGGPRGPPGEFGGEKGGAPADYQPAFNRGAGGRPSFGRGGGSFGGGAPPSSSNFS comes from the exons ATG ATTATACCGGATAAGAACAGGAAGGCAATTTCCAAGTACTTATTTCAAG AGGGTGTTTGCTTTGCGAAGAAAGACTACAATTTAGCGAAACACCCAGAAATCGATGTCCCCAATTTGCAAGTCATCAAGCTGATGCAATCATTTAAGTCAAAGGAGTACGTTAAGGAGACTTTCGCATGGATGCACTATTATTGGTATCTAACCAATGATGGAATTGAGTTTCTAAGGACTTATTTGAATCTCCCTTCTGATATCGTCCCTGCTACTTTGAAGAAATCTGCTAAGCCTCTTGGCCGTCCCACTGGTGGACCCCCTGGTGACCGTCCTCG TGGACCTCCTAGATTTGATGGTGATAGACCGAGATTTGGTGACCGTGATGGCTATCGCGGTGGACCAAGAGGACCTCCTGGCGAGTTCGGTGGTGAAAAGGGTGGTGCTCCGGCTGATTACCAGCCTGCTTTCAACAGG GGTGCTGGTGGAAGACCCAGTTTTGGTCGTGGAGGTGGTAGCTTTGGAGGTGGTGCACCACCAAGCTCTAGCAACTTCTCTTAA
- the LOC139892992 gene encoding membrane-associated kinase regulator 5-like: MDVFSLLKFWNLAGGRDTDTVRDSNSDDEESFFELVFTNCADESEFEDAKIGALLTRDNSLRSKFDMESKDQNNTSSKRFNKDVVKKYLNLMKPKLSKRSNDKSRLSEKSITPSSSPGSSVFSPKRGGGRGTVFRDVRKRLGKSRSASAILQTPVTKSDDSAIEQHDSITSAILHCKKSYNSPSQGCSVLSRSGSAPIE, from the exons ATGGACGTTTTTAGCTTACTAAAATTCTGGAATCTCGCCGGTGGCAGAGATACCGACACCGTACGAGACTCCAATTCCGACGATGAAGAATCTTTTTTTGAATTAGTTTTCACAAATTGTGCAGACGAAAGCGAATTCGAAGACGCTAAAATCGGAGCGTTGCTAACTAGAGATAACAGTTTAAGAAGTAAATTTGATATGGAGAGTAAGGATCAGAATAACACGTCTtctaaacgttttaataaagatgttgttaagaaGTATTTGAATCTAATGAAACCGAAGCTTTCGAAAAGAAGTAATGATAAATCGAGATTATCGGAGAAATCGATAACGCCTTCATCGTCTCCAGGTTCATCTGTTTTCTCTCCGAAACGAGGCGGTGGCCGTGGTACCGTGTTTCGTGATGTTCGTAAGCGTTTAGGAAAAAGCCGTTCGGCGTCTGCAATTCTACAAACGCCTGTAACGAAGAGCGATGATTCTGCGATAGAACAGCATGATTCGATTACAAGTGCAATACTACATTGCAAAAAATCGTATAACTCGCCTTCACAAG GTTGTAGTGTTCTTTCAAGATCTGGAAGTGCTCCAATCGAATAA